One genomic window of Rhizomicrobium sp. includes the following:
- a CDS encoding cold-shock protein, whose amino-acid sequence MTIGTVKFFNSSKGFGFIAPDGGGKDVFVHATALEAAGMHSLNEGDKISFDVQPDAKGSKAVNLKSA is encoded by the coding sequence ATGACGATCGGTACAGTCAAGTTCTTCAACAGCTCCAAGGGCTTCGGATTCATCGCGCCGGACGGTGGCGGCAAGGACGTGTTCGTGCACGCCACCGCCCTCGAAGCGGCCGGCATGCACTCGCTGAACGAAGGCGACAAGATCTCCTTCGACGTCCAGCCGGACGCCAAGGGCAGCAAGGCCGTCAATCTCAAATCGGCCTGA
- a CDS encoding cold-shock protein: MTIGTVKFFNTAKGFGFIAPEGGGKDVFVHATAVEAAGMRSLAEGQKVSFDIQPDARGSKAANLKAV; encoded by the coding sequence ATGACTATCGGTACCGTGAAGTTCTTCAACACCGCAAAGGGCTTCGGATTCATCGCGCCGGAAGGCGGCGGCAAGGACGTGTTCGTCCACGCCACCGCTGTCGAGGCGGCGGGCATGCGCTCGCTGGCCGAAGGCCAAAAGGTCTCGTTCGACATCCAGCCGGATGCGCGCGGCTCCAAGGCGGCCAATCTCAAGGCCGTCTGA